GGTGAGTGGgctgtatatagtcaagtgcaaATGTTTGCATACTCTTTTGTGTTAAGTGGActagtaaggaataaaacatgagagCATGTGTGGTTATTGCTATTATTTTGCGTGCTGAGCTGCACAAATAAAAGAAAGCTGCTAAATAGTTTGTCTTAAATAGTTCTGGGTTTTTTCCTGAACTtcttaattcaattcaactatatatttaacaacagacattgtcacaaagcagctttgcaggaatataaaaaaaaaaattaggataTAAATTATGAATCAATTtccatttatccctaatgagcaaggcagaggtgatggtggtgaagaaacctcgagaggaaaccagactcaaaaggaaagcCATCCTCATCTTGGTGAtgccggagagtgtgattataaataatttcccttctataactgtacacTATGTACTTAAAATGTTTCGGCATCTCCCAGTTGTTATATTGTagaatattatttttctatttaaaaaacgTTTGCACTCAGATGTATGCATGATTTAAGAAATACCAGAATACATCatttttaatggtttattttatttaattggttTATTTTTGGTCCTAGATATACAGATCATTTACATGAATATAtgttacataaataaacacagcactGGAAGGAGTTTTtgcagagaaaaataaacactacTATATTATAGAGTATCCTTCGTATCTGTCCCAGTCTGTGGTTGAGTGCTATTGTGACATACTGTTTAGTTCTGTAGTAAGCAATCAGAGACGTGGCTAATGTTTTGACACGGCTTTCTCGCTCTTCACCGTCCATGGTTTCCTCAGTGATGTTTAGTGCAAAGAACCGTAACGGCCTTGACAGGCCATGCCTATGCTAGGCTTGACTTTGAAGGAATGTGCTTGTCATCACTGAGACATGTTTATGATCATGTTTGCAGGTGATGAAAGAGAAACCCGTTTACAAGAGTTTAGTCCATGCTGAATTCATGCCAGGATATGTTGTAGGGACTTGTGTTTGTAAAAATCTTTCATTCACCATGGCATACTGTACAGCCATCTCCACAACTACTgacaaaatgaagaagaaagagatCTTAAGTACaaaagtaaagtgtttattATCCCTAAGCCTTAATGTGATTTGGAAGATGATCATTTTGGCATAAAACAAAATACCCACAAGAACACCCACATCTGAAACAGCTAATGCTGTATTAATAAGTCTCAAAAATAACTATATTTTCTAAAATACATTCAAAGTAAATTCATAATttgctaatattgtgtttgtaatctcattttaaagaaaaaagggaaatcCAGACATTGGTTATAAAAACTTTAAAAGACACCAGAAGTGACGATGATTGTCCCATTTTATTCCTATCattaataagattttttttctaaataggCTGATATAgaatatttgtttaaaactgtaaCTTAAATTCTTAATAACTGCAATAATCATTTTCCATTACACTTCACTGTGAGGCAGAAGATATATCAAGTTGTTGAACAGCCATTAAGTGCAACATATAACAGAAATCTAATATTGCTTATAGATGTACATGTCACAATGCTTGGATTTGTAGTAacattatactgtgtgtgtgtgtgtgtgtgtgtgcgtgattaTATCTTGGTGGGAACCAAATGTcctcagaagaaaagaaagatctGTCAATTTTGGGAAACTTGAAAAGTGGgggggaaaaataaacaaaaaccaaaTACAAACCTAAACATAACCAAACACATCCTGATTAGCTGCATTATTAAATACGCCAGTGGACGATCCTCAGAAGGAAGAGGACaaacgtgtgtttgtgtgtgtgagagagagagagagagagagagagagagagagagagagagagagatgcgctAAGTTTTTGGTTATACGGCTTTACTCGGCTTGATCATTCATTTCACCTATGTGCGGATTTACTCCACTGCATGTCACAAAGGAAAAGCGATTGCAGAACTAAATATTGGAAATATCAAAGGCAAACTCCTCCCCCGGTGATGTCGTGAAAAATCGGGTCCACCTTTAATTACTGCTGTCCACTTTCTTGGTGCTTCCTCTGCAAGCTCTCTCAATGCTGCGTGCTATTAAGTCATGAGAGTTACTCCCTGATCCGATCTACtcttaaaaaacacacacaaccaaaacaaatctgctgtgttaaaaaaaatagtatggGGGATCAAAAGGAAGTGACCATGGTCCAGAGGTCCACTTCGTTCAGCATCAAGAGTCTGCTGCTGCCGTCTAAAAGCGAGGCGCGGGACGCGGGGCTGTGCGAGAAGAGCGCGTTTTCAGCAGGATCTGATTTAGAAAAACCCAGAGATCAGACCGACATGGAGCAAACGCAAAAGTCCAAGAAGGTGGATGATAAAGCGAGCGATAAAGGGGAATCCGGTAAAAACGGCAAACTCGACAAGCCTCCGTTCAGCTACAACGCGCTGATTATGATGGCCATCCGCCAGAGTCCTGAGAAGAGACTCACCCTGAACGGCATCTACGAGTTCATCATGCAGAACTTTCCCTATTACCGGGAGCATAAGCAAGGATGGCAGAACTCCATCCGGCACAACCTGAGCCTAAACAAATGCTTTGTTAAAGTACCGAGGCATTACGATGACCCTGGGAAAGGGAACTATTGGATGCTGGATCCTTCGAGTGATGAAGTGTTTATTGGAGGAACGACGGGAAAACTCCGCCGGCGTTCAGCCACTTCACGAGGCAAGCTGGCCATGAAGCGGGGTCTGCGGTTCGCACCGCTCGGGTTTGGAATAAATGACAGGTCGAGCAATCCTCTGTACTGGCAAATCTCCCCCTTTTTATCTCTACACCCTCCATCTTACAACGCCCCAGCATCCGGATTTCTGAATCAAGGGCACGCTTATGGTTCACTCATCCACGGAGTGGATCAGCTCGGGAGCGGTGAGCTCGCGCGGCCCATGCTCAGCTCCGGAGGTCCTCTCGGTTTTACGAACACTTATGGGATGAGCTCGTCTCCGGTCGGGTTAATACAGAGTCAGCATGCTTATTTGGGAAGcccacagcaacagcagcagcccGCGCCCCCGCAGCAAAACGCGTCCCCGTTCGGCGTCTCCGCCACTTCGGCGCGCTCGCTGCTCTCGGACACGCTCAGGGCCACGTTACCTTCCTTCAACCCCGTAGGATCAAGCGACTTCCCAGGAGTTTTGTCTCAGCACAAAAGGGTCCTTCCTCATTCCTATTTAAACTGAAAACAAGTTTCTCAAGAGAAGAGAAGGCGCAAATTTTGTAGGAATTCTAACGAAATTACGCACACTCAGGACGTTACCGTGTTCCTGTCCCGGAGAGCTCTTGGAGTTTTCCTTCAACcaaataataaattgtttctGAAACTGAACTTCAGCTCACACATATGGCCAAACGACCTCAAGCAATATGTGCAGGAATTCTAATGAGATCTTAGGAATGAAGCTGCAGTAGAAAAGGAAAAATCCCAACAATCACAGAACTATTCCGAGgggacattttattttcttacctTTGTGCCAAGCCTGTATCTAGATTTGCCAAAGGTAAATGCTATATCGCATATGTTATTTATATCATCTTCAATAACACTTTTAAGTTGTTCCACTGAGGTcttatatttatgtaaaattgtatttaaatttcAATGATTAAAATCATTGTATATAACCCGGCATTATGAAGCATCctatgaacaatataaattatttatgtaaatatgacTTGTGGCCTTGTGATCgaattttttttgtagaaaaacAACAGCTACATATGAAaggaaaaatgcaaataattaagATTTGATCACGTCTCAGTGTGTCTTTAGCGTATAgacttatttcatattttattggaACGTTTCAGACAAAATATTAAGAAAGCgttttgcacatttatttattgttttatgctACATTTAGACCTAAAACTTGTTTATTGACTTACCTATAAATTCACAGAT
This portion of the Hemibagrus wyckioides isolate EC202008001 linkage group LG29, SWU_Hwy_1.0, whole genome shotgun sequence genome encodes:
- the foxg1d gene encoding forkhead box protein G1, with the protein product MGDQKEVTMVQRSTSFSIKSLLLPSKSEARDAGLCEKSAFSAGSDLEKPRDQTDMEQTQKSKKVDDKASDKGESGKNGKLDKPPFSYNALIMMAIRQSPEKRLTLNGIYEFIMQNFPYYREHKQGWQNSIRHNLSLNKCFVKVPRHYDDPGKGNYWMLDPSSDEVFIGGTTGKLRRRSATSRGKLAMKRGLRFAPLGFGINDRSSNPLYWQISPFLSLHPPSYNAPASGFLNQGHAYGSLIHGVDQLGSGELARPMLSSGGPLGFTNTYGMSSSPVGLIQSQHAYLGSPQQQQQPAPPQQNASPFGVSATSARSLLSDTLRATLPSFNPVGSSDFPGVLSQHKRVLPHSYLN